Proteins from a genomic interval of Sulfurimonas sp. HSL3-2:
- the waaF gene encoding lipopolysaccharide heptosyltransferase II — MGKMRILVILPNWLGDALMATPAIEYLSTYYPDAQFTFVGSFVSIEALKYHPKCERYYVDKTKEDGNRFINTYKFAKELGQFDLAVSFRNQLHASLLLRWTGTVICCARKSWHSQLLLSHTPPISTEQHLVLQYLRIATCNIDEKPTDAQPLQLYIQKHQFEKPTLGINAGATYGSAKRWYPERFAKVAAEFNDRFNIVIFGGPNEVEMAKDIENELIRLHVSNYTNLAGKTSIQELCAYIGGCSLFITNDSGPMHVAAAYQVSTVAIFGPTRYKETSQWKNEKSLIVRHEMDCSPCMKRECPLGHHNCMKEITADEVIDAVKSIL, encoded by the coding sequence ATGGGTAAAATGAGAATCCTTGTAATCCTTCCAAACTGGCTCGGCGATGCACTCATGGCAACACCTGCTATCGAGTATCTTAGTACTTACTATCCGGATGCTCAGTTTACTTTTGTCGGCAGTTTTGTCTCGATCGAAGCACTCAAATACCATCCAAAATGTGAAAGATATTATGTTGACAAGACAAAAGAGGATGGAAACAGATTTATCAACACCTACAAATTTGCAAAAGAGTTAGGGCAGTTTGATCTGGCTGTGAGTTTTAGAAACCAGCTTCATGCATCCCTTCTGCTTCGATGGACAGGCACCGTCATCTGCTGTGCAAGAAAGTCTTGGCACTCGCAGCTGCTTCTCAGCCACACACCTCCTATATCGACAGAGCAGCACCTGGTACTTCAATACCTCCGTATCGCGACATGCAACATCGACGAAAAACCGACAGATGCGCAGCCGCTTCAGCTCTACATCCAAAAACACCAATTTGAAAAACCGACTCTCGGTATCAATGCGGGAGCGACTTACGGAAGTGCAAAAAGATGGTACCCTGAACGTTTTGCAAAAGTAGCAGCAGAGTTTAACGATAGATTTAATATCGTGATCTTCGGCGGACCCAACGAAGTGGAGATGGCAAAAGATATCGAAAATGAACTCATCCGTTTACATGTAAGTAACTACACAAACCTTGCAGGCAAAACATCCATACAAGAGCTTTGTGCCTACATAGGAGGATGTTCACTCTTTATCACCAATGACAGCGGTCCTATGCATGTAGCTGCTGCATATCAAGTATCGACCGTAGCCATATTCGGACCGACAAGATACAAAGAGACTTCACAATGGAAAAATGAGAAAAGTCTCATCGTCAGACATGAGATGGATTGCTCTCCTTGTATGAAAAGAGAGTGCCCTCTGGGACATCATAACTGTATGAAAGAGATCACGGCAGATGAAGTCATCGATGCCGTAAAATCTATATTATAA
- a CDS encoding MBL fold metallo-hydrolase, producing MATVTSYGAAEVVTGSCHLLSIEGGPNILIDCGMFQGREEDKNREPFGFEPSSVEYLLVTHAHLDHVGRIPKLVKEGFERNIVATMPTRDLAEVILLDSAKIMYQDYQTQLKKALRRGKEDTVTGPLYLEEDVKNAFELPWRYVEYDQEIALCEGVKVIYRDAGHILGSAFIEIKYMEHGVEYSIVFSGDIGNDNDMVMPNLQKCTHADFLYVESTYGDRDHKNIDDSIVEFKKVIISTLQDWGNVIIPSFAVERTQEILCLLREMYDKKELPECKIFVDSPMATRATDVYRKYVDHLSLQCQKNKEENGSVFDFALLQYTPDAEDSRAINDIERRAIIIAGSGMCTGGRILHHFKHRLWNPKNSVIFVGYQAVGSLGRHIVDGARWVKIYGEDILIRANIHTINGFSAHADQSGILEWISKMDDLKLVFLIHGEEDKQVILRSVLENALEKKVHIVKPEEVVYL from the coding sequence ATGGCAACAGTTACATCTTACGGAGCTGCAGAAGTAGTTACCGGTTCATGTCATCTTTTAAGTATTGAGGGCGGACCTAACATCCTTATAGACTGTGGTATGTTTCAGGGTCGTGAAGAGGATAAAAACAGAGAGCCGTTTGGCTTTGAGCCTAGTAGTGTAGAGTATCTGCTTGTCACTCATGCACATCTTGATCATGTCGGGCGTATACCGAAACTTGTTAAAGAGGGGTTTGAGAGGAATATTGTCGCTACGATGCCTACTCGGGATCTGGCAGAAGTCATTTTGCTTGACAGCGCGAAGATCATGTATCAAGATTATCAGACTCAGCTCAAAAAAGCACTTCGTCGCGGGAAAGAGGATACTGTCACAGGACCTCTTTATCTGGAAGAGGATGTAAAGAATGCTTTTGAACTTCCTTGGAGATATGTCGAGTATGATCAAGAGATAGCTCTTTGCGAAGGCGTGAAGGTGATATACAGGGATGCTGGACATATCTTGGGATCGGCATTCATCGAGATAAAATATATGGAACACGGTGTCGAGTACTCTATAGTCTTTTCCGGAGATATCGGAAACGACAACGATATGGTGATGCCGAACCTGCAAAAATGCACACATGCCGACTTTTTATATGTGGAGTCTACTTACGGAGACAGGGATCATAAAAATATCGATGACAGTATCGTCGAGTTTAAAAAGGTCATCATAAGTACTTTGCAAGATTGGGGGAATGTGATCATTCCCTCTTTTGCAGTCGAACGTACGCAGGAGATACTTTGCCTCTTAAGAGAGATGTATGACAAAAAAGAGCTTCCGGAATGTAAGATATTTGTAGACTCTCCGATGGCGACACGTGCTACGGATGTTTATAGAAAGTATGTCGATCATCTTAGTCTGCAGTGTCAGAAAAACAAAGAGGAAAACGGAAGTGTCTTTGATTTTGCACTTTTACAGTATACGCCTGATGCAGAAGATTCTAGAGCGATAAACGATATTGAACGCCGTGCTATCATAATTGCCGGAAGCGGTATGTGTACAGGCGGACGGATCTTACACCACTTCAAACATAGACTTTGGAATCCGAAAAACTCTGTTATCTTTGTCGGCTATCAGGCTGTCGGGAGTCTGGGACGTCATATAGTCGACGGTGCAAGATGGGTGAAGATCTATGGCGAGGATATACTAATACGTGCAAATATCCATACGATCAACGGTTTCTCCGCTCATGCCGATCAAAGCGGGATACTGGAATGGATATCGAAAATGGATGATCTGAAACTTGTGTTCTTGATCCACGGTGAAGAGGACAAGCAGGTGATACTCAGAAGCGTGCTTGAAAACGCTTTGGAGAAAAAAGTTCACATTGTAAAACCCGAAGAGGTCGTGTATTTATAA
- the ppsA gene encoding phosphoenolpyruvate synthase produces the protein MSFKYVKFFNELGIEDVALVGGKNASLGEMYQNLTAEGVKVPNGFAVTAEAYTYIFDYNDINKDLHELLDDIDPDDVDELQKRGKRCREIVYNCTLPDDLKSEILQGFKLLRDEYGEHISLAVRSSATAEDSPEASFAGQNDTYLNISNDEELLDAYKRCLSSNFTDRSIHYKFDNGFDYLKVYLSVTVMKMIRSDKASSGVMFSIDTESGFSDVVFINGAYGLGENVVQGTIDPDSFYVHKPTFNAGYRAVLNRRIGRKQLKMVFNDEININNIAVEYTKNIEVDENQRKQFCISDEDVMVLADYAIKIEDHYSKKASYRKPMDMEWAKDGDDGEIYIVQARPETVESKNKGLFYETYSLKSRSQVLVEGRAVGRKLATGKVHKIEDTSKLNEFKAGEVLVADTTTPDWEPIMKIASAIITNKGGRTCHAAIISRELGIPAIVGADNATEVLNNDDEVTVSCVEGENGYVYDGALEYEIQRTDLGTLEKTKTKIMMNLGNPDLAFSLSSLPVDGVGLARMEFIINEYIKVHPMALIHPQKLDDATKKEVAALVGNDMDYKEYFIQKLSEGVATIASSVYPNPCVVRMSDFKSNEYAALLGGEIFEPKEANPMIGFRGASRYAHPAYEEGFGLECTAMKRVRDEMGFTNVILMIPFCRRVKEGQDVLNTMAKYGLVRGENGLEVYVMCEIPNNVILIDEFSKIFDGFSIGSNDLTQLTLGVDRDSEIVAFDYEERDEGVMKMIEMAVSGAKRNGRHSGICGQAPSDYPEVAEFLVNLGIDSMSLNPDSVIKTIQNIVAVEKKQKG, from the coding sequence ATTTGCCGTTACGGCCGAAGCATATACCTATATATTTGATTATAACGATATCAATAAAGATCTTCATGAACTGCTTGACGATATAGATCCCGATGATGTAGATGAACTGCAAAAACGCGGGAAAAGATGTCGTGAGATAGTATATAACTGTACTCTTCCCGATGACCTTAAATCTGAAATACTGCAAGGCTTCAAACTGCTCCGCGATGAATACGGCGAACATATCTCACTTGCCGTGCGCTCTTCAGCAACAGCCGAAGACTCTCCTGAAGCTTCATTCGCAGGTCAAAATGACACTTATCTCAACATCTCAAACGATGAAGAACTACTAGATGCGTATAAGCGTTGTCTCTCTTCTAATTTTACCGACCGCTCTATCCACTACAAGTTTGATAACGGGTTTGATTATCTAAAAGTGTATCTCAGTGTCACAGTTATGAAGATGATCCGAAGTGACAAAGCATCAAGCGGTGTTATGTTCAGTATCGATACTGAAAGCGGATTTAGTGATGTCGTATTTATAAACGGTGCTTACGGTCTGGGCGAAAACGTCGTACAGGGAACGATAGACCCGGATAGTTTTTATGTTCATAAGCCGACTTTCAATGCCGGATACCGTGCAGTTCTAAATAGAAGGATAGGAAGAAAACAGCTGAAGATGGTCTTTAACGATGAGATCAATATCAATAATATCGCTGTTGAATATACCAAGAACATCGAAGTTGATGAGAATCAAAGAAAGCAGTTTTGTATCAGCGATGAGGATGTGATGGTCTTGGCTGATTACGCGATAAAGATAGAGGATCACTACTCTAAAAAAGCATCTTACCGCAAGCCTATGGATATGGAGTGGGCAAAAGACGGTGATGACGGAGAGATATATATAGTCCAAGCCCGTCCTGAGACCGTAGAATCAAAAAATAAAGGACTTTTTTACGAGACATACAGTTTAAAAAGCAGGTCACAGGTCTTAGTCGAAGGCAGAGCAGTCGGAAGAAAACTCGCTACGGGGAAAGTTCATAAGATAGAAGATACCAGTAAGCTCAATGAGTTTAAAGCGGGGGAAGTCTTAGTTGCGGATACGACAACGCCTGACTGGGAGCCGATCATGAAGATAGCCTCAGCTATCATCACCAACAAAGGCGGCAGGACTTGTCATGCGGCAATTATCTCCCGTGAGCTAGGAATCCCCGCAATCGTAGGTGCGGACAATGCTACGGAGGTTCTGAATAACGATGATGAGGTCACGGTCAGCTGTGTCGAGGGTGAAAACGGCTATGTATATGACGGCGCCTTGGAATATGAGATCCAAAGAACCGATCTTGGGACTTTAGAAAAGACAAAAACAAAGATCATGATGAACTTAGGAAATCCCGATCTTGCTTTTTCACTCTCTTCATTGCCGGTAGACGGCGTAGGACTCGCACGCATGGAGTTTATCATTAACGAATACATAAAAGTACATCCTATGGCACTTATTCATCCCCAAAAGCTTGATGACGCTACAAAAAAAGAGGTCGCGGCTCTTGTGGGGAATGATATGGATTATAAAGAGTATTTTATACAAAAACTCAGTGAAGGAGTTGCGACGATCGCATCTTCTGTATATCCGAACCCCTGTGTCGTTCGTATGAGTGATTTTAAGAGTAACGAGTATGCAGCACTTTTAGGCGGAGAGATCTTTGAGCCTAAAGAGGCAAATCCTATGATCGGTTTTAGAGGAGCGTCCCGTTATGCACATCCGGCATATGAAGAGGGCTTCGGACTTGAATGTACGGCGATGAAGAGGGTCCGTGACGAGATGGGCTTCACAAACGTTATATTGATGATACCGTTTTGCAGACGCGTCAAAGAGGGACAAGACGTACTAAATACTATGGCGAAGTACGGTCTTGTGCGCGGTGAAAACGGACTTGAGGTATATGTGATGTGTGAGATCCCAAACAATGTGATACTCATAGATGAGTTTAGTAAGATATTTGACGGATTCAGTATAGGAAGTAACGACTTGACTCAACTTACACTCGGTGTTGACAGAGACTCTGAGATAGTCGCGTTTGACTATGAAGAGCGAGACGAAGGGGTTATGAAGATGATAGAGATGGCTGTAAGCGGAGCGAAGAGAAACGGGCGTCACAGCGGTATCTGCGGACAAGCCCCTTCTGACTACCCTGAGGTCGCGGAGTTTTTAGTAAATCTCGGTATAGACTCGATGAGTCTTAATCCTGACAGCGTTATAAAAACGATCCAAAATATCGTAGCAGTAGAAAAAAAACAAAAGGGATAA